In the Tenrec ecaudatus isolate mTenEca1 chromosome 16, mTenEca1.hap1, whole genome shotgun sequence genome, one interval contains:
- the GLTP gene encoding glycolipid transfer protein codes for MALLAEHLLKPLPADKQIETGPFLEAVSHLPPFFDCLGSPVFTPIKADISGNITKIKAVYDTDPTKFRTLQNILEVEKEMYGAQWPKVGATLALMWLKRGLRFIQVFLKSICDGERDENHPNLIRVNATKAYEMALKKYHGWIVQKIFQAALYAAPYKSDFLKALSKGQNVTEEECLEKTRLFLVNYTATIDIIYEMYTKMNAELNYKV; via the exons ATGGCGCTGCTGGCCGAGCACCTCCTGAAGCCGCTGCCTGCGGACAAGCAGATCGAGACCGGGCCCTTCCTCGAGGCCGTGTCCCACCTGCCGCCCTTCTTTG ATTGCCTCGGCTCCCCCGTGTTCACCCCCATCAAGGCCGACATCAGCGGTAACATCACG AAAATCAAGGCTGTATATGACACCGACCCCACCAAGTTCCGGACCCTGCAGAACATCCTGGAGGTGGAGAAGGAGATGTATGGAGCCCAGTGGCCCAAGGTGGGGGCCACGCTGGCGCTCATGTGGCTGAAAAG AGGCCTCCGCTTCATCCAGGTCTTCCTCAAGAGCATCTGCGATGGGGAGCGGGACGAGAACCACCCCAACCTCATCCGGGTCAACGCCACCAAGGCCTACGAGATGGCGCTCAAGAAGTACCACGGCTGGATCGTGCAGAAGATCTTCCAG GCGGCGCTGTACGCGGCCCCCTATAAGTCCGACTTCCTGAAAGCACTGTCCAAGGGGCAGAATGTGACGGAGGAGGAGTGCTTGGAGAAGACCCGCCTCTTCCTGGTCAACTACACGGCCACCATCGACATCATCTATGAGATGTACACCAAGATGAACGCCGAGCTCAACTACAAGGTGTAG